CAGAACCTTCCTTTACCTGAGCCACATCCCGGACATATACAGGCACACCGTTTCGCTTCCGGATTACGATATTCCGGATATCTTCCATATCTGAAAGTAAACCTACACCACGTATAAAATAAGCATTGGGTTTTTTATCGATATAGGCTCCACCGGTATTCTGATTGTTAGCTTCCAGTGCATCAAAAACGTCATTGATACCCAGATTCATCGCACGCAGGCGATAAGGATCAATGGAAACTTCATATTGCTTTAGTTTACCGCCAAAACTATTGACTTCGGCTACACCGGGTGTGCCGTAAAGCTGTCTGGCGATGACCCAGTCCTGTAATGTACGCAGATCGGCCTCAGAATATTTATCTTCTGCTCCTTTGACCGGATGCAATACATATTGATATATTTCTCCCAGTCCGGTACTGATAGGTGCCAGTTCCGGCGTACCCATACCTTCAGGAATGTTTTGTACAGCTTCATTTAATTTTTCATTAATCAGCTGTCTTGCAAAATAGATATTGACGTCATCGTCAAATACCGCCGTCACGACCGACAGGCCAAAACGGGAAATAGATCTCAATTCAATAAGATCAGGAATATTCATGAGCTGTTGCTCAATAGGATAGGATACAAACTGCTCTACCTCTTGCGTGGCAAGGGAAGGTGATCTGGTAATAATCTGTACCTGATTGTTTGTAATATCGGGATTAGCATCAATGGGGATGTGTGTGGCACTCCATACACCCCAGACTATAAGTATCAGAGTAAATAATCCGATTACAATTTTATTCCGGATACTGAATCGGATAATTGCGTTCAACATAGTAATAACATAATTAATTAACGACTACTTATTTACTTAAAATAAGTACGAATAAATAAAATATATCTACATAGACGAAACTATGAGATACGGTGCGACATTAATTATGAAAGTTTGGGCGGCTGCCAGATACTACTATATTCGTTCGCGTAGAACGATAAATGATAAGCAAAGGATTTGTCCTGATGTACAGGAAGAAGTTCAAATGTAAAATCAATATGTTCCGGCAGGTGGACTGCTATAGAACAACATCCGCATACACACAGTGGTGAACAGCTGTCTTTATGAGCATGTTTACCGTTTTGATCAATATGGCGATGTGTGGAAATTTCGGTTGCGATCTGTTCTATATTGGGCAAAACAGAATGATTATCCTGACA
The Sphingobacterium spiritivorum genome window above contains:
- a CDS encoding DUF6660 family protein; amino-acid sequence: MQIKIKRLRILAYILSLYFILLTLIPCQDNHSVLPNIEQIATEISTHRHIDQNGKHAHKDSCSPLCVCGCCSIAVHLPEHIDFTFELLPVHQDKSFAYHLSFYANEYSSIWQPPKLS